CGTCAACTCGTACGCGAGTAAGTTTTACCGTAGCGATGTACCAACTGGGTGGACAGGTAATTGATCTCAATCCCAATGTCACTCAGGTGAGTCGTGGAGAACCTGTGCAGGATACAGCCCGGGTGTTAGATCGATATCTGGATATTTTGGCAATTCGCACTTTTGCACAGCTGGAGTTAGAAACTTTTGCTGAGTATGCCAAAATTCCTGTAATTAATGCACTGACTGATTTAGAGCATCCTTGTCAGATATTAGCTGATTTATTAACAATTCAAGAATGCTTTGGCACCCTGGCTGGGTTAACATTGACTTATGTCGGTGATGGTAATAATGTGGCTAATTCGTTGATGTTGGGCTGTGCTTTAGTCGGAATGAATGTCAGAGTTGCTTTCCCTCCTGGCTATGAACCAGATGGGGCAATTGTAGAACAAGCACGGGCGATCGCCAATAATCAAACTGAAGTCCTGCTAACCAACGACCCGGAAATAGCAGCTAAAGGATCTTCTGTACTCTATACAGATGTTTGGGCAAGTATGGGACAAGAATCACAAGCAGGCGATCGCTTCCCCATTTTCCAACCTTACCAAATCTCCGAGCAGCTATTGAGTCTTGCAGACCCAGAGGCAATTGTTTTACACTGCTTACCAGCCCATCGCGGTGAAGAAATTACCGAAGCAGTAATTGAAGGTTCCCAATCACGAGTTTGGGATCAGGCCGAAAATCGCTTACACGCCCAAAAAGCTTTACTTGCAAGTATTTTAGGGGCAGAGTAAAAGGTAAAATCTCCAAAATATGTCGGCAAAAAAAAGAAAATTATCTTGATTTTGCCTTTAATCTTTTTAGTTAGATCTTGTGATCGGGAGTTTTTTATAGTACTAATGTTCTAGAGACATTTGTATTTACTTCCCGACTAAATTATGGAACGTTTAACAGAAGCTCAACAAGAACTTTATGAATGGCTGGGTGAAT
The Gloeotrichia echinulata CP02 DNA segment above includes these coding regions:
- the argF gene encoding ornithine carbamoyltransferase, whose amino-acid sequence is MAALIGRDLLSLADLSPTELQEILQLATQLKSQQLKLRCNKVLGLLFSKASTRTRVSFTVAMYQLGGQVIDLNPNVTQVSRGEPVQDTARVLDRYLDILAIRTFAQLELETFAEYAKIPVINALTDLEHPCQILADLLTIQECFGTLAGLTLTYVGDGNNVANSLMLGCALVGMNVRVAFPPGYEPDGAIVEQARAIANNQTEVLLTNDPEIAAKGSSVLYTDVWASMGQESQAGDRFPIFQPYQISEQLLSLADPEAIVLHCLPAHRGEEITEAVIEGSQSRVWDQAENRLHAQKALLASILGAE